CAGCCATTGTTGTGATTGTTCCTGCAAGATCTGAGAACATTATCTCTTCAGTCCCTTCTATTACAGCTTTCTTTATTGGTTTTTTAAGCTCTCTATAGTGCCTTTCTATGTTTTCCATTACGACGACGGCGTCGTCAAGAAGGAGTCCAAGAGCCAGGATTATGGCTGTAAGAGTTACAACGTTAAATTCTATTCCGGTTAGCCACATAAGGGCTACTGTTGTTGCATAAACCAGAGGAATTGTAAACAGGACGACAAGCACCTGCCTGAAGCTTGCAAGGAAGAAAAATACCACGATAGTGGACATGACTATCGCGTCTCTTAAAGATTCAAACATGTTAGTGGTGCTTTGAAGAATCGTATCTTTTTGTGTGTCTGTTATGTGGAAGTTGAGCGTCGGGTATTTTTTCTTTATGACCTTGAGAATTTTTTCGACTTTGTCTATTGTCTTTATGACATCTGCGTTTGTTTCTCTCTGAACGGCAAGTGCTATTGCAGGTTCTTCGTCGCCGTAATAGAGAGCGCTGTTTTCATAATGTCCAAAGTAAACCTTTGCTATATCACCTATTGTTACATCTTTTATTATTGGGATATTCTTGATTTTATCAAGAATGTCTCTTTTCCCTTTTATTTTCAAAAGAACTTTGCTGTAGTTTCCCGTTATTGAACCTATGGCAAAGTCTCTATCGTGTTTTGAGAGTGCGGCGATAACCATGGCGGGAGACAATCCATATTTGTCCAGTTTTTTCTTGTCAGGTATGACCATTACTTCTTTTTTGTATCCACCGAAAATATCCACATTAGCAACGCCGTCGATTTTAAGCAGAGTATCTTTTATGTCATTTTCGGCGATTTCTCTCACATCAGTAAGGGGAAGTTTCTTAGATGATACCGAGATAACTACGATCGGCTCTAGTGTATCATCTATTTTGTAAACCTGAGGTTCTCTGATATCAGGCGGAAGGTCGTTTTTAATTTTTGACAAAGCCTGTGTGACTTCTGTTGTTGCAGCGTCTATGTTTTTTCCGTAGTTGAATTCGGCATGTATTACGGTAACTTCGTCAATTGTTGTTGAGTATACTCGTCTTATGCGATCAAGGGTGTAAAGCTCTCTTTCGACCGGAACTACAACGTTAGATGCGATTTCCTTTGCCGAGGCTCCCGGTTCTACTATTACGACGGCTACTTCTGGTCTGTTTGAGTTGGGGAAAAGCTTTCTGTTTATGTTGTTGTAACCAAATATTCCCAGAAACAGGAATATTGCCAGAAATGAATAGATAAAGTAAGGTCTTTTTAGTAAGCTCTTGATCATTCCTCACCACCTGCCACGATTCTTATTAGTTTTGATTCACTACCAACGGCAACGGGTTCGTTTATGGAAGGTTTTATAACGGCTTTTTTGTCATCTTCAGCTACAACTGTTACTTTTTTGAGTCTGGATTGTCCGTTTTCTTTGACGACGACGAAGGTTCCGTTATCTCTGTGAACTAACGCGTTTAACGGAACAGTTGTTCCTTGTGCTTTTTTAAGGATAACTTTTACGTTAATAAGACTGCCCTGGGGGATTTCTTTTCCGTTTTCAAGTACCGCTTCGGCGGTGGGTAATCCGTTTTCTGCTTCCGGATAGATCTTTGTTACTTTTCCGGTTCCGTATTTTGGTATCGTTACTGGTTGTCCCGGCTTTAGGTGAATATCGTCCGGGAATGTGAATACTATTTTTTCGTAACCTGTAAGTATTGAAAGTATAGGCTTACCCGGAACTGCAAGGTTGCCTTCCCTGATGAAGACCCTTCCCACAATTCCGTTAACCGGAGATGTTATGGTTGTGTAATTTAACAGACTCTCTTTCCCTTTTATAGCTTCTTTTAATCCTGATATTTCGTTATGTTTTGCTTCAATCGCTTTTTGGGCACTTTCCACTTTTATGGTTTTAAGTTTTAGTTCTGTTTCGGCTCCTTCAAGCTGTTCTTTTGATGCTCCTCCGGCTTTGTATAGTGCTTTTATTCTTTTGTATTTGTCCTCTGCAAATTTCTTTTCTGTTTGAGCGGCTTTCAGAGATAGTTTGAGCGCTTCCAGTGATTTTTCTGCGGCTTTCAGGTTTTCTCTTAGTTGCTTTATACTGCTTTCAATTTCACTTCCGTCTATTTTTGCCAGCAGCATTCCTTTATGGACTTTCTGGTTCTCAGAGACGTAAACTTTGTCTATGTATCCAGAAAGTTTTGTCGAAACGAGAACGGTATTTTCTCTCAAAGCTTTTCCTGTGAATAGGGCAGTTTCAGTTACGTTTCCTTTTTCTGGAAGGACAGTTTTAACGATAATTGAAGGAATAGTCGGTAGAGAGGCTGCTTCCATTTCAGCCTTTCTTTTTTTTACCAGTCTTATTCCTGCAAATACGACTGCTGCCACTACAGCAATGGTTAAGATTTTTCTCATTATTTCACCTCGCCTTTGACGAACTTCAGATAATATATTGCGTCAATTAGATCATATTTTGCCGATATCAGACGGCTTTTTGCACTTTCAAATCTTGCTTCTGCATTTAAGAGATCGTATATCGTTCCGGCTCCCGTGTCATACCTTACTTTTTCTATTTCTTTAACTTTTCTGGCAAGTTCCAGCTCTTTTTCTGTTCCTCTTATTTTCTCTTTTGCCGTTTCTATTTTTGCCAGTGCTTCTGTTAAATTTTTCTGTAGAAATAGTTTCTCTTTTTCTATTTCGATTTTTGATGAGAGCACTCCTTCTTTTGCCATTTCCAGCTTTGCTTCTCTGCTGCCGAAATCGAATAGTAGCCAGTTGAAGCTTATTCCTACCTGCCAGAGTTCGGCACTTTCTCCTGCTCCGTAGTTTCTACCGTAGTAAGCGTCGAGATTAACTGATGGGAAGTAAGAAGATTTTAGTTTTTTTGTAAGTTTTTTACTCTTTTCCATCTGGAGACGGGCTATTTTTACTCTGATGTTTTCAGATAGATTTGTGTCGGGAGTCTCTTTGGGTTCGCCATTAATCGGTTCAAGTTCTCCTATATTTTTTTTGCCCATTAAAAAGGCAAGTGCAGAACGTAAGGTTTTGATGTTTCCGTTTATAGTCTCTATTTCAGTATTGATTTTTTCTATCTCTGTTTCGACTTTTAATAGGTCTATTTCAGGTCTCTTTCCTGTTTTTATACCTACCTGTATCTCTTTTTTTAAAGTATTGAGAGCATTTATATATGATGATAGGGCGTTCCTGTTTTCTTTTAAGGATAGAATTTTCAGGTATATTGAGCGAACGTTGTAAGCAATCTGAGATTTTGAGAGCTGAAGGTAATCTTCTGCAAGTTTCTTCTCGAGGTTTGCTATTTTGACATCTTCAATTTTTGAGAATCCGGAGAATATATTTACCGTATAGGCTATTCCAAGGCTTCCTATGTCTCTGTCCGAAGGCACCGGAGACAGAATAGGGGGAACTATAGGAGTGAGAGTTCTCGGTATGTTGTATCTTGTGTAGCTTCCTTTCAGTATGAATTTTCCGAAATTTCCTCTTTTTTTGCTTTTAACGTTCAATTTGGCAGAACGGATCTTTGTTTGTGTGATAAGAATGTCAGGGTTATTTTTGAGTGCGGTGTTCACCGCTTCTTCCATTGTCAGTCCGTATGCTGTTATTGGAAGCAATACGGCAATGACCGGTAAAAGCTTTTTCAACGTTTCCTCCGGGTAACGTGGTCTGTGTTTAAAGATACTTACTATTTTTCCTCTTTCATTGATGTTTGTCAAAAATTTGTAGTTAATTTTCTTGACAGAGTTTCTTTTAAGAGTTATGCTAATGATAATCTTTTTCAAAAAAGAGGTGAAAGTGAGGAAACTTCTTAGTATTACTGCAATTTTATTGATTTTTACAACCGGAAGTTATGGGGCTGTTTCTAACCTTGAGATTTACAGGGGCATGTTTTTAAGAGAAACTGCTCATTTAAGGAAAACACCTCTGCATGAAGCGGTGTTGAGAAACGATTTTAATGAAGTAAAGAAGCTTGTTTCAAGTGGTTTTGATGTAAATGTTCGTGATGCTAAGGGAATGACGCCACTTGATTATGCGGTGGCTCTTGATGAGTCAAGAATCGTTCGATTTTTGTTGGATCACGGAGCAGATCTTAATCTTAGGGATTCACAAGGTTACCTTCCTATCCATTTTGCTGCAGAAAACGATGCCATTGATTCTTTGAAAATTATTGTAGAAAAAGGTGCTGATGTAAATAGCCGTGATCGTCTTGGATTTACACCGCTTCATAGAGCGGTTTTGAACGGTAATTTTGATGTTGTTAAGTACCTCATAAAAAAGGGGGCTGATGTTAATTGTAAAAACTCAGGTGGTTATCAACCGATTCATTATGCTTCTATAAAGGATTATCCTGAAATTTTAAATTTCCTGATTTCTGCTGGAGCCAATGTAAATGCTAAGAATTTTATGGGCTTTACACCTCTCCATTTTGCTGTTTATAAGGGAAACTTTGATGTTGTTAAGATTCTTGTAAATCATGGAGCTAACGTGAACGAGAAAGATGTTCATGGCTGGACTCCACTTTTGAAAGCTATAATGAAGCACAGAGGCAAGATAGCTGTATTTCTTATTGATAACGGGGCTAATATTTTTCTTGGAACCGCTCTTGGTGAAAAGCCGAT
The sequence above is a segment of the Desulfurobacterium indicum genome. Coding sequences within it:
- a CDS encoding efflux RND transporter periplasmic adaptor subunit codes for the protein MRKILTIAVVAAVVFAGIRLVKKRKAEMEAASLPTIPSIIVKTVLPEKGNVTETALFTGKALRENTVLVSTKLSGYIDKVYVSENQKVHKGMLLAKIDGSEIESSIKQLRENLKAAEKSLEALKLSLKAAQTEKKFAEDKYKRIKALYKAGGASKEQLEGAETELKLKTIKVESAQKAIEAKHNEISGLKEAIKGKESLLNYTTITSPVNGIVGRVFIREGNLAVPGKPILSILTGYEKIVFTFPDDIHLKPGQPVTIPKYGTGKVTKIYPEAENGLPTAEAVLENGKEIPQGSLINVKVILKKAQGTTVPLNALVHRDNGTFVVVKENGQSRLKKVTVVAEDDKKAVIKPSINEPVAVGSESKLIRIVAGGEE
- a CDS encoding TolC family protein; translated protein: MKKLLPVIAVLLPITAYGLTMEEAVNTALKNNPDILITQTKIRSAKLNVKSKKRGNFGKFILKGSYTRYNIPRTLTPIVPPILSPVPSDRDIGSLGIAYTVNIFSGFSKIEDVKIANLEKKLAEDYLQLSKSQIAYNVRSIYLKILSLKENRNALSSYINALNTLKKEIQVGIKTGKRPEIDLLKVETEIEKINTEIETINGNIKTLRSALAFLMGKKNIGELEPINGEPKETPDTNLSENIRVKIARLQMEKSKKLTKKLKSSYFPSVNLDAYYGRNYGAGESAELWQVGISFNWLLFDFGSREAKLEMAKEGVLSSKIEIEKEKLFLQKNLTEALAKIETAKEKIRGTEKELELARKVKEIEKVRYDTGAGTIYDLLNAEARFESAKSRLISAKYDLIDAIYYLKFVKGEVK
- a CDS encoding ankyrin repeat domain-containing protein — its product is MRKLLSITAILLIFTTGSYGAVSNLEIYRGMFLRETAHLRKTPLHEAVLRNDFNEVKKLVSSGFDVNVRDAKGMTPLDYAVALDESRIVRFLLDHGADLNLRDSQGYLPIHFAAENDAIDSLKIIVEKGADVNSRDRLGFTPLHRAVLNGNFDVVKYLIKKGADVNCKNSGGYQPIHYASIKDYPEILNFLISAGANVNAKNFMGFTPLHFAVYKGNFDVVKILVNHGANVNEKDVHGWTPLLKAIMKHRGKIAVFLIDNGANIFLGTALGEKPIHFAAGEGEISIVKLLLQKGADINVRNKAGNTPLHYAVYMNKVNMVKFLLSNGADVNVQNKAGETPLYLAAKNGSYRIVKLLLESGADANLKTKKGLTPLSIAAMKGYINIVKLLENHDRAGNI